A section of the Pseudomonas fluorescens genome encodes:
- a CDS encoding DUF934 domain-containing protein, producing the protein MNNLLSLEQGVARIKQDDPWTLVRDADAPLPDGALILPLDLWLSRRIASDPPRDAVWLGPDDDVQHLQPWLAVLPLIALDFPSFRDGRAYSQAYLLRTRMGWQGELRAVGDVLRDQLSHMRQCGFDGFAVREDKSVVDALKGLAGMSVSYGRSVIEPRPLFRRR; encoded by the coding sequence ATGAACAATCTGTTGAGCCTGGAACAGGGCGTGGCCCGTATCAAGCAGGATGATCCCTGGACCCTGGTGCGCGACGCCGATGCTCCGCTGCCCGATGGCGCACTGATCCTGCCGCTGGACCTGTGGCTGAGCCGCCGGATTGCGTCAGACCCGCCCCGGGACGCGGTGTGGCTCGGTCCGGATGACGACGTGCAACACCTGCAACCGTGGCTTGCGGTATTGCCGCTGATTGCCCTGGACTTTCCCAGCTTTCGCGATGGCCGTGCCTACAGCCAGGCCTACCTGCTGCGCACGCGCATGGGCTGGCAGGGTGAGCTGCGGGCGGTGGGGGATGTGCTGCGTGACCAGCTCAGCCATATGCGCCAGTGTGGTTTCGATGGGTTTGCCGTGCGCGAGGACAAATCGGTTGTCGACGCGCTCAAGGGCCTGGCAGGCATGAGCGTGAGTTATGGTCGCTCGGTGATTGAGCCCAGGCCGCTGTTTCGCCGACGCTAG